Proteins encoded by one window of Paenibacillus sp. DCT19:
- a CDS encoding glycosyltransferase has protein sequence MGMGISLCMIVKDEAQHLERCLNAVRNVVDEIIVVDTGSTDDTPDIARRYGAIVMRAAWSGDFARARNQSLALATNPWILVLDADEVWLPTESMHTELQRLLSSDQDEIWGYWIQITSLLGHSGEERVTDAVCRLFRNDPRIAFTGMIHEEVASSIYAFAPQGIAACKLEILHDGYLDKVITSKNKIERNMRLIRSALNQTPDQPELLYALAAEWFQQENYEEALRLLVPLLARLEPGCGYHSDLVLKTAYAWREYGHPERALAIVQVWAPVYEDFPDLLELGAVLQLDLGHEEDALDWLKQAKSVAGSGSKYTSVSGAGSYRSLILEGMVYEQLGQWQYAEDAYTAAIETKSDSMAAWQRLLWLAAVTGRSNAVARVATRHHLPLVAWHVMLQTALDAHRPEWLLRHAGSLAGVMQAQPLAPGLALAQLGEDAAAEVELRPWALHAQHRPAATLALWALACKRRGVPAAASGDAVGGAGEATGCAHAGGLAHSHAATPPWPAAACAAEALLREASPRGDDGDGGNRASAAASPAQAPQGAVHAAADALARVGAWAAWLRLLAALPPGAAPALLAALAPAARCGVLRAPASVREGLLQLCGGEPPAAEQPSADEVPAAIRTAEALVAGTLALLAGRRHAARAWAEWAQRSSLQATAADRPATTVTPGVRALLRLTAPGATSASSYAAQCQLLWVHL, from the coding sequence ATGGGGATGGGAATCAGCTTGTGTATGATCGTTAAGGATGAAGCGCAGCATCTTGAGCGGTGTCTGAACGCAGTCCGTAATGTGGTCGATGAAATTATCGTTGTGGACACAGGGTCAACCGATGATACGCCTGACATTGCCCGTCGCTACGGTGCAATCGTGATGCGTGCCGCCTGGTCGGGAGATTTTGCTAGAGCGCGTAACCAATCCCTCGCCTTAGCGACAAATCCGTGGATTCTAGTGCTGGATGCAGATGAAGTGTGGCTGCCAACAGAGTCAATGCATACTGAGCTACAGCGTCTACTATCAAGTGACCAGGATGAGATATGGGGATACTGGATACAAATTACGAGCTTGCTCGGTCACTCCGGTGAAGAACGAGTAACAGATGCAGTATGTCGTCTATTCAGGAACGATCCACGGATTGCCTTTACGGGGATGATTCATGAGGAGGTCGCTTCTTCCATCTATGCCTTTGCACCACAAGGGATTGCAGCGTGTAAGCTAGAGATTCTACATGATGGATATCTAGATAAGGTCATTACGAGTAAAAATAAAATAGAGCGGAACATGCGGTTAATCCGCTCCGCTCTAAATCAAACACCAGACCAACCTGAATTGTTGTATGCACTCGCTGCCGAGTGGTTTCAACAAGAAAATTACGAGGAAGCATTGCGCTTACTGGTTCCTCTGTTAGCACGACTTGAACCGGGTTGTGGATACCACTCTGATCTGGTACTCAAGACAGCGTATGCCTGGCGAGAGTACGGACATCCTGAACGGGCACTAGCTATTGTGCAGGTCTGGGCGCCTGTTTATGAGGACTTCCCTGATCTGTTGGAGCTTGGAGCTGTGCTCCAGCTCGATCTGGGACATGAAGAAGACGCGCTGGATTGGTTGAAGCAAGCCAAATCTGTTGCTGGATCAGGCTCAAAGTACACGTCTGTTTCGGGAGCTGGATCATATCGCAGTTTGATCTTAGAGGGCATGGTGTATGAGCAACTTGGTCAGTGGCAGTATGCAGAAGATGCCTATACGGCTGCAATCGAGACCAAGTCAGACAGCATGGCTGCATGGCAGCGGTTGCTATGGCTGGCTGCGGTTACAGGACGATCCAATGCGGTGGCACGCGTTGCTACAAGGCATCACCTGCCACTAGTGGCATGGCATGTGATGCTCCAGACTGCGCTGGATGCACACCGGCCAGAATGGCTGCTGCGCCATGCGGGCTCGCTCGCTGGTGTGATGCAGGCACAGCCGCTGGCACCAGGGCTTGCCCTGGCTCAGCTCGGCGAGGATGCTGCCGCCGAAGTGGAGCTGCGCCCTTGGGCGTTGCATGCGCAGCACAGGCCAGCCGCAACGCTGGCGCTATGGGCGCTCGCCTGCAAGCGGCGCGGTGTGCCTGCCGCAGCGTCAGGTGATGCAGTAGGCGGTGCAGGCGAGGCAACAGGCTGTGCGCATGCCGGTGGCCTCGCGCACAGCCATGCGGCTACGCCGCCGTGGCCTGCGGCAGCCTGCGCAGCGGAGGCGCTGCTGCGCGAGGCCTCGCCACGCGGCGACGACGGCGACGGCGGGAACCGTGCGTCCGCCGCCGCGAGCCCGGCGCAAGCGCCGCAGGGCGCCGTGCACGCCGCCGCCGATGCGCTTGCGCGCGTGGGCGCCTGGGCGGCGTGGCTGCGCCTGCTGGCGGCGCTGCCGCCCGGCGCCGCACCGGCGCTGCTCGCGGCGCTTGCGCCTGCGGCACGCTGCGGGGTGCTGCGCGCACCCGCGAGCGTCCGCGAAGGGCTGCTTCAGCTCTGCGGCGGCGAGCCTCCAGCCGCAGAGCAGCCCTCCGCGGACGAAGTGCCCGCCGCCATCCGCACAGCGGAGGCTCTTGTGGCGGGCACGCTCGCGTTGCTCGCAGGGCGGCGGCATGCCGCGCGTGCATGGGCCGAATGGGCCCAGCGCAGCTCGCTGCAAGCCACCGCCGCAGACCGCCCGGCGACGACCGTTACGCCGGGGGTACGTGCATTGTTGCGCCTGACAGCTCCTGGCGCAACCTCTGCTAGCAGCTATGCAGCGCAATGCCAGCTGCTGTGGGTACATTTATAG
- a CDS encoding tetratricopeptide repeat protein — MAKAGIDPTITSYAHLLCKYEIRCLEHLNRWQEALEHIDAALELFPDYTDLIHHRGVCEDALGHVEKAEFWLREAVRVGAPPPMYHTEEGLGTYQTWYTLGRLLEGKADLEGAVDAYVEAVRAKSSLLPPLYRIFRIMRVSGQEQQIPQLIKERFALESEEAIYKVLGVMEQSRCYEAAVEWLTELTSSGDSIEKRERLSMAEALLQIQRGKWKAARLKLEPIQRKKGLYAGQASRWLDRLHWAQGRPIAGNDGLCNWLYHHSRPDRLEGEGHGKDEESNTPVTKGDSANAGYEGWQAFGLLMEGCVQSGQWGEFHALIQMGRQQLATGVSSGERRIRSKQKSLLLGQPIRQRVRVGWFVGS, encoded by the coding sequence GTGGCTAAGGCTGGCATTGATCCAACCATAACAAGTTATGCGCATCTGCTATGCAAGTATGAGATCAGATGTCTCGAACATCTGAATCGCTGGCAGGAGGCGTTGGAGCATATTGATGCAGCGCTGGAGCTATTTCCGGATTATACGGACTTAATCCATCATCGCGGGGTATGTGAGGATGCGCTCGGACACGTGGAGAAGGCAGAATTCTGGCTACGTGAAGCTGTTCGTGTGGGAGCGCCGCCGCCAATGTACCATACGGAAGAAGGCCTTGGAACCTATCAGACGTGGTATACACTGGGAAGACTGCTGGAAGGAAAGGCAGATCTGGAGGGTGCGGTAGATGCCTACGTAGAGGCTGTTCGTGCTAAATCGAGCCTGTTGCCCCCGTTGTACCGGATATTCCGCATTATGCGGGTATCGGGGCAAGAGCAGCAGATACCCCAACTAATTAAAGAACGCTTTGCACTGGAGTCGGAAGAAGCGATATACAAAGTGCTGGGTGTAATGGAGCAAAGCCGCTGTTATGAGGCGGCAGTCGAGTGGTTAACAGAGCTTACATCATCGGGTGATTCAATAGAGAAACGAGAGCGATTATCCATGGCAGAGGCATTGCTTCAGATTCAGAGGGGAAAATGGAAGGCTGCCAGACTCAAGCTGGAGCCAATTCAGCGCAAAAAGGGTCTGTATGCAGGGCAAGCTTCCCGATGGCTAGATCGATTACATTGGGCTCAGGGAAGACCCATAGCAGGAAATGATGGACTATGCAATTGGCTCTATCATCATTCCCGACCGGATAGACTGGAGGGAGAAGGGCATGGCAAGGATGAGGAAAGTAACACACCTGTGACCAAAGGAGATTCAGCCAATGCCGGATACGAGGGATGGCAGGCATTTGGGTTGCTAATGGAAGGCTGTGTACAATCAGGCCAGTGGGGAGAGTTTCATGCGCTGATTCAGATGGGTCGGCAACAGCTCGCGACTGGGGTCTCATCGGGGGAGAGACGCATCAGGAGCAAGCAGAAGAGCCTTTTGTTGGGGCAGCCAATACGGCAGCGGGTACGAGTTGGTTGGTTCGTGGGCTCTTGA
- a CDS encoding glycosyltransferase family 2 protein, with protein sequence MLPNNLISLCMIVKDEEQWLPQCLDSVQAAVDEIIIVDTGSSDRSVAIAKSYGAMVVHLAWSDDFAAARNAGLARASGDWILFLDADEALDQAAQEQIRSWTAVSGCDGLFLNIHNYTGSGEQGATVNPVLRLFRNAPEHRFEGRIHEQIAAAICRRNPEAAFHLTDMIIHHYGYQTAVVEHKDKVNRNLRLLEQAVKEEPEQPFHHYNLGVEYLRVGKQSGH encoded by the coding sequence ATGTTGCCGAACAATCTCATTTCGCTATGCATGATCGTAAAGGATGAGGAACAGTGGCTACCTCAATGTCTGGACAGCGTGCAAGCAGCGGTCGATGAAATCATCATTGTAGACACAGGTTCTTCGGATCGTAGTGTAGCAATTGCGAAGTCGTATGGAGCAATGGTTGTGCATTTGGCGTGGAGCGATGATTTTGCTGCGGCACGTAATGCTGGACTCGCGCGAGCTTCCGGCGATTGGATTCTCTTTCTGGATGCGGATGAAGCGCTGGATCAGGCTGCTCAGGAGCAGATCAGGAGCTGGACGGCAGTCAGCGGATGTGACGGATTGTTTTTAAATATCCATAACTATACAGGTTCGGGTGAGCAAGGGGCTACGGTTAATCCGGTGTTGAGGTTGTTCAGGAATGCACCAGAGCACCGATTCGAAGGACGGATACATGAGCAGATCGCGGCGGCTATTTGCCGTAGGAATCCAGAGGCGGCGTTTCACCTAACGGATATGATTATCCATCACTATGGCTACCAGACGGCTGTGGTGGAGCATAAGGACAAAGTGAATCGCAATTTACGTTTGTTAGAACAAGCGGTGAAGGAAGAGCCGGAGCAGCCGTTTCATCACTATAACCTAGGTGTCGAATATTTACGTGTGGGGAAGCAGAGCGGGCACTGA
- a CDS encoding glycosyltransferase family 2 protein: MKQGLVGIHMIVQNEEHYLPRCLGSFQSLASECFVTDTGSVDRTVEIARQHQATVLHAKWDEDFASARNISLPLASTDWILCVDADEYAVEGIDELLAFLPTVEPGITKLRVTIINRIGEQEQASVLFQPVRLFRAGRGYRYIGRIHEQLVRGTIGDRERAITADESIEIELPIDISKNVSVEQEPLAPLVIMHDGYLPSTMAIGHKPRRNLKLLQKQLAEQPDHPFHLYNLGVTYCQLGQVEKATEVFAQSLHSTPLEAPYRPTLVRDYAKVLIVLERYDEAHGLLATERQHYWGYADLHLLFGETLEQQGLEERAYQVYAEAVEHHTDVGTPENITKIEWQGKSDIAKTTQSEPAYVTEQGSATYKPYTAMGRLAQKKGFLQEADQLYRIALVKMPTYTPAWRGLADVLQQSGEPDERIAEQLQVQWKEGLQRDDIEVNRNITEVVQALASCGAYERALRLLQDQDRNHNIPEADLVRWMLCANRVSEVQEWAERQYRDGKDRHLFKHSELKMDWAVACWAHGSALPSSFLAVNELEEGSTWRALDSLLCENQPQIEIEIGTRTNTETKKKSNIKIKTLNNTETRVKSHLKDESWDQDKRIIQRDEDRQKVTTSQVSAGVRTLARTIIERAVHTGQLPLAKRLHMKVAELYVEPHERLLHKQWIAEVLYRAGYTMAAAEMLIQCMAEGELQAQSLFILGETVYTRGHYDQSLALFQQALEQEPGLQRARAGASHCYLQLATEVMKQEITRSPSVAELTAQLTVLEQKLRIADGLPWRTVFHAKERRNHVAEQSHFAMHDRKG; the protein is encoded by the coding sequence GTGAAGCAAGGGTTAGTCGGAATCCACATGATTGTGCAAAATGAAGAACATTACCTGCCCCGTTGTCTGGGCAGCTTCCAATCACTTGCAAGTGAATGCTTCGTTACTGATACCGGCTCCGTAGATCGCACGGTTGAGATTGCTAGACAACATCAGGCAACGGTGCTACATGCGAAGTGGGATGAGGACTTTGCTTCTGCCCGTAATATCAGTCTGCCGCTGGCGAGTACGGACTGGATTCTGTGTGTGGATGCAGATGAATATGCCGTAGAAGGGATTGATGAGCTACTTGCGTTCCTTCCAACGGTCGAGCCTGGCATCACCAAATTACGAGTCACCATAATCAATCGAATCGGCGAACAGGAGCAAGCGAGTGTGTTGTTCCAGCCTGTCCGTCTCTTTCGAGCAGGTCGAGGATACCGGTACATTGGACGAATCCATGAGCAGCTTGTTCGTGGCACCATAGGAGATCGGGAAAGAGCGATAACTGCGGATGAAAGCATAGAGATCGAGCTACCTATCGATATATCAAAAAACGTATCGGTGGAGCAGGAACCTCTCGCTCCATTAGTGATCATGCATGACGGTTACTTGCCGTCTACTATGGCGATAGGACATAAACCACGTCGCAATCTCAAGCTGTTGCAGAAGCAGCTTGCAGAGCAACCAGACCATCCTTTTCACCTCTACAATCTTGGTGTGACGTACTGCCAGCTTGGGCAGGTGGAGAAGGCGACAGAAGTATTCGCGCAATCTCTTCACTCTACTCCGCTGGAGGCACCCTACCGTCCAACCTTAGTTCGAGATTATGCGAAGGTGCTAATCGTGCTGGAACGATATGATGAAGCACATGGACTTCTGGCTACGGAGAGACAGCATTATTGGGGCTATGCCGATCTGCATCTATTGTTCGGGGAGACGTTGGAACAGCAGGGTTTGGAAGAACGCGCCTATCAGGTTTATGCAGAAGCAGTTGAGCATCATACAGACGTTGGAACACCAGAGAACATAACGAAGATTGAATGGCAGGGAAAGAGCGATATAGCAAAGACGACTCAATCCGAACCGGCTTATGTCACAGAACAAGGCTCGGCTACCTATAAACCCTATACAGCGATGGGACGGTTAGCGCAAAAGAAAGGCTTCCTGCAAGAAGCAGATCAACTGTATAGGATTGCACTAGTTAAAATGCCAACCTATACGCCAGCGTGGAGAGGCTTAGCGGATGTGCTGCAACAGTCTGGTGAGCCAGATGAACGGATTGCGGAACAATTGCAGGTGCAATGGAAAGAGGGACTGCAACGAGATGACATTGAGGTTAATCGGAACATAACAGAGGTTGTTCAAGCACTTGCCTCCTGTGGAGCATACGAACGGGCACTCCGCCTCCTGCAAGATCAGGATCGCAACCATAACATACCGGAAGCTGACCTCGTGCGCTGGATGCTGTGTGCGAACAGGGTGTCCGAAGTGCAAGAATGGGCGGAAAGGCAGTATAGAGATGGGAAAGATCGTCATCTATTTAAACATTCTGAGCTGAAAATGGACTGGGCAGTGGCGTGCTGGGCTCATGGTTCAGCGCTACCATCTTCGTTTCTGGCTGTAAATGAACTAGAGGAAGGCTCTACATGGAGAGCATTGGACAGTTTACTTTGCGAGAACCAGCCACAGATTGAGATAGAGATAGGAACGAGAACCAATACCGAAACGAAGAAAAAGAGCAACATAAAGATAAAGACACTTAATAATACAGAGACAAGAGTGAAATCACACTTGAAAGATGAGAGTTGGGATCAGGATAAGCGCATCATTCAGCGTGACGAAGATCGTCAAAAGGTAACGACATCGCAAGTTTCAGCAGGCGTACGAACGCTAGCAAGAACAATCATAGAACGGGCTGTGCATACAGGACAGTTACCCCTTGCGAAACGGTTGCATATGAAGGTCGCAGAGCTGTATGTGGAACCTCATGAACGTTTGTTGCACAAGCAATGGATCGCCGAGGTGCTGTATCGAGCCGGATATACGATGGCAGCGGCTGAGATGTTAATTCAGTGTATGGCAGAAGGGGAGTTACAGGCGCAAAGTCTATTTATTCTGGGAGAAACAGTGTATACCAGAGGGCATTATGATCAATCTCTAGCTCTGTTTCAACAAGCATTAGAGCAAGAACCAGGACTACAGCGAGCCAGAGCAGGAGCATCTCACTGTTATTTGCAGTTGGCTACGGAGGTCATGAAGCAGGAGATAACACGCTCTCCTTCTGTCGCTGAGCTGACAGCTCAACTGACGGTGCTGGAGCAAAAATTGCGAATTGCCGATGGGCTCCCTTGGCGTACCGTTTTCCATGCGAAGGAAAGGAGGAATCATGTTGCCGAACAATCTCATTTCGCTATGCATGATCGTAAAGGATGA
- a CDS encoding DUF6385 domain-containing protein, producing the protein MDGTITSVLGATITAGTITSVLGATVTAGTLTNLLNGTITSVLGATITAGTITSVLGATVTAGTLTNLLNGTITNVLGATITAGTITSVLGATVTAGTLTNLLNGTITNVLGATITAGTITSVLGATVTAGTLTNLLNGTITSVLGATITAGTISSVLGATITAGTLSNLLNGTITSVLGATITAGTLNNLLNGTITSVLGATITAGTLTNLLNGTITSVLGATVTAGTLTNLLNGTITSVLGATITAGTLTNLLNGTITSVLGATITAGTLSSVTSISQKSFQESQLIGTPTANAFTALPAVTTSVFGTYSFFVYNRGPGVNRVDARVEISANGTNWYTDVTTVTGILSGSVDVLVPQRFLKYTRLSYRSSLIGSPTTIDVIFNGQGT; encoded by the coding sequence TTGGATGGTACGATTACGAGTGTCCTTGGAGCAACGATTACAGCAGGAACGATCACCAGTGTACTCGGTGCGACAGTCACAGCGGGAACGCTGACCAACCTGTTGAACGGTACAATCACGAGTGTCCTTGGAGCAACGATTACAGCAGGAACGATCACCAGTGTACTCGGTGCGACAGTCACAGCGGGAACGCTGACCAACCTGTTAAACGGTACAATCACGAATGTGCTTGGTGCAACCATCACAGCAGGAACGATCACCAGTGTACTCGGCGCGACGGTCACGGCGGGAACGCTGACGAACCTGTTGAACGGTACGATCACGAATGTGCTTGGCGCAACAATTACGGCCGGAACGATCACCAGTGTACTCGGCGCGACGGTCACAGCGGGAACGCTGACAAACCTGCTGAACGGTACGATCACGAGTGTGCTTGGTGCAACCATCACAGCGGGTACCATTAGCAGTGTGCTCGGAGCAACAATTACAGCGGGAACGCTGAGTAATTTGCTCAACGGTACCATCACGAGTGTCCTTGGAGCCACGATCACCGCAGGCACGTTAAACAACTTGCTGAATGGTACGATTACGAGTGTCTTAGGAGCGACCATTACCGCAGGTACGTTAACCAACTTACTGAACGGCACCATCACCAGCGTACTAGGAGCAACCGTGACAGCCGGAACATTAACGAACTTACTGAATGGTACGATCACAAGTGTTCTGGGAGCAACAATCACAGCTGGAACGTTGACCAATCTGCTGAACGGCACCATTACCAGTGTGCTCGGCGCAACGATTACGGCGGGGACACTGAGCAGCGTAACTTCTATATCACAGAAGAGCTTTCAGGAATCGCAGCTTATTGGTACACCCACAGCGAATGCTTTTACAGCTCTTCCGGCAGTGACTACTAGTGTATTCGGAACGTATTCCTTCTTTGTATATAACCGAGGTCCAGGAGTCAATCGGGTGGATGCTCGCGTTGAGATCAGTGCTAACGGAACGAACTGGTACACCGATGTAACAACCGTCACAGGCATATTGTCTGGATCGGTCGATGTATTGGTGCCACAACGATTCCTCAAATATACACGCCTTTCCTATCGTTCCAGTCTCATCGGATCACCTACTACAATTGATGTCATCTTCAATGGACAAGGCACATAA
- a CDS encoding DUF6385 domain-containing protein: MSRTAKRCKKKTHSSTKYANRRQPRRSCRAKLLKPPCSRITRPRCKQGNSSHTKLPGATHCFTEHTYVGAVTQNTNQPLPAQDTSSLSMYTYGIVNRGEHPALVQIQVSPNAVDYAVDSQEVIAGGQTKALVPQRFLHYTRLVIQSVQPDQPTRLDVYFQAQRVR; encoded by the coding sequence ATGAGTCGAACAGCGAAGCGATGCAAGAAAAAAACGCATTCATCAACTAAATATGCAAACCGCCGCCAACCTCGTCGTTCCTGCCGCGCTAAGTTGCTGAAACCCCCTTGTTCCCGGATTACGCGTCCTCGGTGCAAGCAGGGTAATTCCTCACATACCAAACTCCCTGGTGCTACTCACTGTTTTACCGAGCATACGTATGTCGGAGCCGTGACCCAAAATACGAACCAACCTCTGCCGGCACAGGATACCTCATCGCTCAGCATGTACACATATGGCATCGTGAACCGGGGTGAACATCCGGCTCTTGTACAGATTCAAGTCAGCCCCAATGCCGTGGATTATGCCGTGGACAGCCAGGAGGTGATCGCGGGAGGTCAGACGAAGGCCTTGGTGCCACAGCGATTTTTACACTATACCCGGCTGGTTATTCAATCGGTTCAGCCAGATCAACCCACAAGGCTCGATGTTTATTTTCAGGCACAACGTGTGCGGTAA
- a CDS encoding MFS transporter — MTTISNPSNESLDGSTVPKTPPTTLKSNATFMRMFIAYALATFGDWFDTLAIQVMVAYRWGVDPLIIALIPVCMAVPGILLGSLAGTLADRLQKVRIMLLCDAITVVLTIAILFAPSALWLLPLLALRAAMGVLHVPAQQALTRQVVAEEHLFQASSMNGFVAQCSKVAGPLLGAMILTLFSPQVCIVINAVTRLISGAILWPLRQLSEKTKTSDALHGNAETTETKAQHVLRNETQPESFRAQWQEGWRFIRDSRKVMSTLVFGCMGLMAILMIDYQFTTLFREIKPGHEAMVGWLGSSAGAGAVAIILLLNRLPRIGYGWGLGGGYLLIGAGIAALGWIGSETALFWVIVWGLCIGVGNGLFMVTLNYLLQKETPPAFTGRVFGIQNSLSSIVLVVAPLVGGVLIRSAGASPAFQYIGIATFTIGIVGIVLQRVLWAERKSPVAVLQK; from the coding sequence ATGACAACTATTTCTAATCCATCAAATGAATCTTTAGATGGTTCCACTGTACCTAAGACACCACCCACGACATTAAAATCAAATGCTACCTTTATGCGGATGTTTATCGCTTACGCACTGGCGACATTTGGAGACTGGTTCGATACACTGGCCATTCAGGTGATGGTTGCCTATCGCTGGGGAGTCGATCCGCTCATCATCGCCCTTATTCCGGTCTGCATGGCGGTTCCGGGGATATTACTTGGATCGCTCGCAGGTACATTAGCCGATCGTCTACAGAAGGTGAGGATCATGTTACTATGCGATGCGATCACTGTGGTGCTGACCATTGCCATTTTATTTGCCCCAAGTGCGTTATGGCTACTCCCGCTTCTGGCGCTTCGAGCTGCCATGGGTGTACTGCATGTCCCAGCCCAACAGGCATTGACGCGCCAGGTAGTGGCGGAGGAGCATCTTTTTCAGGCATCTTCCATGAACGGATTCGTCGCACAGTGCTCCAAAGTTGCAGGACCGCTGCTTGGCGCCATGATACTTACGTTATTTTCACCCCAAGTTTGTATTGTCATTAATGCCGTCACCCGTCTGATATCCGGTGCAATTTTATGGCCGTTACGACAATTGTCCGAGAAGACTAAGACATCAGATGCTCTTCATGGTAACGCGGAGACAACGGAAACTAAAGCTCAGCATGTACTTCGAAATGAAACTCAGCCCGAGTCGTTTCGTGCACAATGGCAGGAGGGTTGGAGATTTATTCGAGACAGCCGCAAAGTTATGAGTACATTGGTGTTTGGCTGTATGGGTCTGATGGCGATCTTGATGATCGATTATCAGTTCACCACCCTGTTTCGGGAGATCAAACCAGGTCATGAAGCTATGGTTGGTTGGCTTGGTTCATCCGCAGGTGCGGGTGCGGTAGCTATCATTCTGCTCTTAAATCGGTTGCCACGTATCGGTTATGGATGGGGACTTGGAGGAGGTTATCTGCTCATCGGTGCCGGCATTGCTGCCTTGGGCTGGATCGGTTCAGAGACTGCTCTATTCTGGGTTATCGTATGGGGACTATGCATTGGGGTAGGCAATGGACTCTTTATGGTTACACTGAATTATCTGTTGCAAAAGGAAACCCCTCCTGCCTTCACAGGCCGAGTGTTCGGTATCCAAAATTCTTTATCCAGTATAGTGTTGGTTGTTGCTCCACTTGTGGGAGGGGTTTTGATTCGGTCAGCCGGGGCGAGTCCGGCTTTCCAATACATTGGTATTGCCACATTTACGATTGGTATCGTAGGCATCGTACTACAACGTGTCTTGTGGGCAGAAAGGAAATCTCCCGTAGCTGTTTTACAAAAATAA
- a CDS encoding winged helix-turn-helix domain-containing protein: MSLQFEESTYTVSRRTDSVFLLAKEFALLHFLYENRGKAFTRSQLLDRVWPLEYPVERTVDDHVYRLRKKLKPWDEVRLDTVRGYGYRLTLQENRSALPDNPSMYDQDMREAIQGLFRKYHLFGQGKSLLTLMNQQEALGIQMDAYYRIYIHFIQGDLEWLITTEEITFEERLYWLLIYIHGLVEPAEALQLYEKALQSSALSPEQHKELRILNIIEVYAEVGQYARAKKQLQETYSIIETDEMVNFKLPVGLAELYVELWGGGAESVEAQIAILRSGLKDAPYLREIGRFQVMEGLWLLRQGRDREAESRLDDGLDVLKMTLNAPLCLNSSKQVLLFMAHHRIEGRLFKKYSQLYEDIAKMYGVPRYGSLIVDQVQQFLSH; encoded by the coding sequence ATGTCATTGCAGTTTGAGGAAAGTACATATACGGTTTCCCGGCGCACCGACTCGGTGTTTTTGCTCGCGAAGGAGTTTGCGTTGCTGCATTTTCTCTATGAAAACAGGGGAAAAGCATTTACTCGCAGTCAGCTCCTGGATCGCGTGTGGCCGTTAGAATATCCCGTCGAGCGGACTGTGGATGATCATGTCTATCGTCTTCGGAAGAAACTAAAGCCTTGGGATGAGGTTAGGCTGGATACCGTACGTGGATATGGTTATCGACTAACCCTTCAAGAGAATCGATCTGCCTTACCTGATAATCCTTCTATGTACGATCAGGATATGCGGGAAGCCATACAAGGATTGTTTCGCAAATATCACTTATTTGGGCAAGGGAAGTCATTGCTTACCTTGATGAACCAGCAGGAGGCATTAGGTATCCAGATGGATGCGTATTACCGCATCTATATTCATTTTATCCAGGGTGATCTGGAATGGCTAATAACAACGGAAGAGATCACATTTGAGGAACGTCTATACTGGCTGTTGATCTATATACATGGACTTGTTGAGCCTGCCGAAGCGCTACAATTATATGAAAAGGCCCTACAATCATCTGCTTTATCGCCGGAACAGCATAAGGAACTTCGTATTCTTAATATCATTGAAGTCTATGCAGAGGTGGGGCAGTATGCCCGAGCCAAGAAGCAATTGCAAGAAACGTATAGCATCATTGAGACGGATGAGATGGTCAACTTCAAACTCCCTGTAGGGCTTGCTGAGTTATATGTAGAGTTGTGGGGTGGGGGCGCTGAATCGGTTGAGGCTCAGATTGCTATTCTTCGTTCCGGATTAAAGGATGCTCCTTACCTACGTGAGATTGGACGATTTCAGGTTATGGAAGGACTGTGGCTGCTGAGACAAGGACGAGATCGGGAGGCAGAATCCAGATTGGATGATGGCTTGGACGTACTCAAAATGACCTTGAATGCACCACTATGCCTGAATTCATCCAAACAGGTACTGCTGTTTATGGCGCATCATCGGATCGAAGGACGTTTATTTAAGAAATATAGTCAGCTCTATGAGGACATCGCCAAAATGTACGGGGTACCGCGCTATGGCTCGCTTATTGTAGATCAAGTTCAACAGTTTCTGTCCCATTAG